From Ramlibacter tataouinensis, the proteins below share one genomic window:
- a CDS encoding UbiX family flavin prenyltransferase, translating into MARLSAVRRVVVAISGASGAIYGLRTLQALRAAGGIESHLVVSPSGARTVAHELGMTMSDLAACADLVHDASDVGASIASGSFGCDGMVIAPCSMRTLAAVAHGLSDNLLTRAADVMLKERRRLVLLARETPLHLGHLRNMTAVTEMGAIVCPPVPAFYLHPNSVDDIVNQSVARVLDLLGVPHELAPRWPVVGRAA; encoded by the coding sequence ATGGCGCGGCTGAGCGCCGTGCGGCGCGTGGTGGTCGCCATCAGTGGCGCCAGCGGGGCCATCTACGGCCTGCGCACCCTGCAGGCCTTGCGCGCGGCCGGTGGCATCGAATCGCATCTCGTGGTCTCGCCTTCGGGTGCCCGCACCGTGGCGCACGAGCTGGGCATGACGATGTCCGACCTCGCCGCCTGCGCCGACCTCGTGCACGACGCCTCGGATGTCGGGGCCTCGATCGCCAGCGGCAGCTTCGGCTGCGACGGCATGGTGATCGCGCCCTGCTCCATGCGCACGCTCGCCGCGGTGGCGCACGGGCTGTCGGACAACCTGCTCACGCGCGCCGCCGACGTCATGCTGAAGGAGCGCCGCCGCCTCGTGCTGCTGGCGCGCGAGACGCCGCTGCACCTGGGCCACCTGCGCAACATGACCGCCGTCACCGAGATGGGCGCCATCGTCTGCCCGCCGGTGCCGGCGTTCTACCTGCACCCGAACTCCGTCGACGACATCGTGAACCAGAGCGTGGCACGCGTGCTCGACCTGCTGGGCGTGCCGCACGAACTCGCGCCGCGCTGGCCGGTTGTGGGCCGAGCCGCGTGA
- the ubiT gene encoding ubiquinone anaerobic biosynthesis accessory factor UbiT, producing MSKALSIPECPKPLAAVLGRLPSFPPSFALATALNLGLAPQLPEDVRARLAHRKFRINIRDAGVMVDFTWNGKRFAALPRQPQTDLTIAATGPDFLQLAQRQEDADTLFFSRRLSMEGDTELGLVVKNTLDALDLPVLDLGRFRRARPAGPGRTPWRG from the coding sequence ATGAGCAAGGCGCTGAGCATCCCCGAATGCCCCAAGCCCCTCGCCGCGGTGCTGGGCCGGCTGCCCTCGTTCCCGCCCTCGTTCGCGCTGGCCACGGCGCTCAATCTGGGCCTCGCCCCGCAGCTGCCCGAGGACGTGCGCGCGCGGCTGGCTCACCGCAAGTTCCGCATCAACATCCGGGATGCCGGCGTGATGGTGGACTTCACCTGGAACGGCAAGCGCTTCGCCGCGCTCCCGCGCCAGCCGCAAACCGACCTCACCATCGCGGCCACCGGGCCGGACTTCCTGCAGCTCGCGCAGCGCCAGGAAGATGCGGACACGCTGTTCTTCAGCCGGCGTCTGTCGATGGAGGGCGACACGGAACTGGGCCTGGTCGTGAAGAACACCCTCGATGCGCTGGATCTGCCGGTGCTCGACCTTGGCCGCTTCAGGCGCGCGCGGCCCGCCGGCCCCGGCCGCACGCCATGGCGCGGCTGA
- the ubiD gene encoding 4-hydroxy-3-polyprenylbenzoate decarboxylase, with product MPYRDLRDFIGQLERAGDLRRITQTVSPHLEMTAVADRVLRVGGPALLFENPTGHRMPVLANLFGTPRRVALAMGIDDLRSVRAFGELLARLKEPAPPQGFRDMLGLGGDMLRKLWHMAPREVTSAACQQVVLEGPEVDLGRLPIQHCWPGDVAPLITWGLVITRGPHKPRQNLGIYRQQVLDHRRVVMRWLPHRGGALDFRDHALAHPGRPYPVAVALGADPATLLGAVTPVPDSLSEYQFAGLLRGGRTDVIAAIGVPLQVPATAEIVLEGHIRPDAAHPSGYEHAMEGPYGDHTGYYNEQAEFPVLTIERMTMKREPIYHSTYTGRPPDEPAVLGLAMNELFIPLLQRQFPEITDFYLPPEACSYRMAVVQIRKAYPGHARRIMMGVWSHLRQFMYTKLIVVVDEDVDVRDWREVMWALSTRMDPARDTMTIDNTPMDYLDFASPVAGLGSKMGLDATNKWPGETQREWGRGIRMDAEVASRMNALCDELGL from the coding sequence ATGCCCTACCGCGACCTGCGCGACTTCATCGGCCAACTCGAGCGAGCGGGAGACCTGCGCCGCATCACGCAGACGGTCTCGCCCCACCTGGAGATGACCGCCGTGGCCGATCGCGTGCTGCGTGTGGGCGGCCCCGCGCTGCTGTTCGAGAACCCCACGGGCCATCGCATGCCGGTGCTGGCCAACCTGTTCGGGACGCCGCGGCGCGTGGCGCTGGCAATGGGCATCGACGACCTGCGCTCGGTGCGCGCTTTCGGCGAACTCCTCGCCAGGCTGAAGGAGCCGGCGCCGCCCCAAGGCTTCAGGGACATGCTGGGCCTGGGCGGCGACATGCTGCGCAAGCTGTGGCACATGGCGCCCCGCGAAGTCACCAGCGCGGCATGCCAGCAGGTGGTGCTCGAAGGCCCCGAGGTGGATCTCGGCCGCCTGCCGATCCAGCACTGCTGGCCCGGCGACGTCGCGCCACTGATCACCTGGGGACTCGTGATCACGCGCGGCCCGCACAAGCCGCGGCAGAACCTGGGGATCTACCGGCAGCAGGTGCTGGACCACCGGCGCGTGGTCATGCGCTGGCTGCCGCATCGCGGCGGCGCGCTCGACTTCCGCGATCATGCCCTCGCCCACCCCGGGCGGCCGTATCCGGTCGCGGTGGCGCTCGGGGCGGATCCAGCGACCCTGCTCGGCGCCGTGACGCCCGTGCCCGACAGCCTGTCCGAATACCAGTTCGCCGGCCTGCTGCGCGGCGGCCGCACCGACGTCATCGCCGCCATCGGCGTGCCGCTGCAAGTACCGGCGACCGCCGAGATCGTGCTGGAGGGCCACATCCGTCCCGACGCCGCGCATCCCAGCGGCTACGAGCACGCGATGGAAGGGCCCTATGGCGACCACACGGGCTACTACAACGAACAGGCCGAGTTCCCGGTGCTCACGATCGAGCGCATGACCATGAAGCGCGAGCCGATCTACCACTCGACCTACACCGGCCGGCCGCCCGACGAGCCGGCCGTGCTGGGGCTGGCCATGAACGAGCTGTTCATTCCGCTGCTGCAGCGCCAATTCCCCGAGATCACCGACTTCTACCTGCCGCCGGAGGCCTGCAGCTACCGCATGGCGGTGGTGCAGATCCGCAAGGCCTATCCGGGCCACGCGCGGCGCATCATGATGGGCGTGTGGAGCCACCTGCGCCAGTTCATGTACACCAAGCTGATTGTCGTGGTGGACGAGGACGTCGACGTGCGCGACTGGCGCGAAGTGATGTGGGCGCTGTCCACCCGCATGGACCCGGCGCGCGACACCATGACCATCGACAACACGCCGATGGACTACCTCGACTTCGCATCCCCCGTCGCCGGCCTGGGAAGCAAGATGGGGCTGGACGCGACCAACAAATGGCCCGGCGAGACGCAGCGGGAGTGGGGACGCGGCATCCGCATGGACGCCGAAGTGGCCAGCCGGATGAACGCCCTGTGCGACGAACTGGGCTTGTGA
- a CDS encoding sulfatase-like hydrolase/transferase, producing MPRRFLQILLLYLLLFVICGAHWFVRKFGQVEPEQLLYHLQEAPAAMVWSNHALARNFIVNVVLAPAIGPALVMLVMRLAPSAWRMRMGARMTAAGRAVSHPALLATCVALAAGWASTRVLAWPSTDVVGGKDWIAASYRWPAKVAPPAQRRNLVLIYAESMEADYAPPRLADGLLQPLASLQGAAVPHFRQAHGTGWTMAGIVATQCGLPLKPLGIFGHNDLGQVSDAFLPGARCLGDVLKANGWTNVFLGGAAGEFAGKANFFRTHGYDRVVGRADWLRADPDVLLTDWGVHDDYLLLQALAELARLQRAGQPFNLTLLTHAAHPPHGFPSPSCPRPNHDMQDAVLCTSLLLRNFVETAERAGLLRDTQLVITGDHLLQQSELSDRLGPLSQRSIFNRFVPAPRAGIHAEEIDHFDLFPSLLAVLGFELADGQLALGCSAIGDAPCSSLATDPQLDAKLRAHSAFYDELWLSPP from the coding sequence ATGCCACGCCGCTTCCTCCAGATCCTGCTGCTTTACCTCCTGCTGTTCGTGATTTGCGGCGCGCACTGGTTCGTGCGCAAGTTCGGCCAGGTGGAGCCGGAGCAGTTGCTCTACCACCTTCAGGAAGCACCGGCCGCCATGGTGTGGTCGAACCACGCGCTGGCGCGCAACTTCATCGTCAACGTGGTGCTGGCGCCGGCCATCGGCCCCGCGCTGGTCATGCTGGTCATGCGGCTGGCGCCGTCGGCGTGGCGGATGCGAATGGGCGCGCGGATGACTGCCGCCGGGCGGGCAGTGTCGCACCCTGCGCTGCTGGCGACCTGCGTTGCCCTGGCGGCGGGCTGGGCCAGCACCCGGGTGCTGGCCTGGCCCTCCACGGATGTCGTGGGTGGGAAGGACTGGATCGCCGCCAGCTATCGTTGGCCGGCCAAGGTGGCGCCTCCGGCGCAGCGCAGGAACCTGGTGCTGATCTATGCCGAGTCCATGGAGGCGGACTATGCGCCGCCGCGGCTCGCCGACGGCCTGCTGCAGCCGCTGGCTTCGCTGCAGGGTGCCGCCGTGCCGCATTTCCGCCAGGCGCACGGCACCGGCTGGACCATGGCCGGCATCGTCGCCACGCAATGCGGCCTGCCGCTCAAGCCGCTGGGCATCTTCGGGCACAACGACCTGGGCCAGGTGAGCGACGCCTTCCTGCCCGGGGCGCGCTGCCTGGGTGACGTGCTCAAGGCCAACGGCTGGACCAACGTCTTCCTCGGCGGAGCGGCCGGCGAGTTTGCCGGCAAGGCGAACTTCTTCCGCACCCACGGCTACGACCGCGTCGTGGGGCGCGCGGACTGGTTGCGCGCCGACCCGGACGTGCTGCTCACCGATTGGGGCGTGCATGACGACTACCTGCTGCTGCAGGCGCTCGCCGAGTTGGCCAGGTTGCAGCGCGCGGGGCAGCCGTTCAACCTGACACTGCTGACGCATGCGGCGCACCCTCCGCACGGCTTTCCCTCGCCCTCGTGCCCGCGGCCGAACCACGACATGCAGGACGCGGTGCTGTGCACCTCGCTGCTGCTGCGCAACTTCGTCGAGACCGCTGAAAGGGCAGGGCTGCTGCGGGACACGCAACTGGTGATCACGGGCGACCACCTGCTGCAGCAAAGCGAGCTGAGCGACAGGCTGGGTCCGCTGTCGCAGCGCTCGATCTTCAACCGCTTCGTGCCGGCGCCCCGGGCTGGCATCCACGCGGAGGAGATCGACCATTTCGACCTGTTCCCATCGCTGCTGGCGGTGCTGGGCTTCGAGCTGGCGGACGGACAACTGGCACTGGGCTGCTCGGCCATCGGCGACGCGCCGTGTTCGTCGCTGGCCACGGACCCGCAGCTCGACGCCAAGCTGCGCGCGCACTCGGCCTTCTACGACGAGCTGTGGCTGTCGCCTCCCTAG
- a CDS encoding CaiB/BaiF CoA transferase family protein gives MGQADPSTPGALAGIRVVDASRILGGPFCGQVLGDHGADVLKIEPPQGDDTRTWGPPFSTAGVASYYMGLNRNKRTMRLDFASDEGREVLLSLLAQADVFIENFKTGTLEKWGLGQDVLAERFPRLVHCRVSGFGADGPLGGLPGYDAAVQALTGLMSVNGESDGGALRVGMPVVDMVTGLNAALGVMMALRERERSGRGQFVEAALYDSGVSLLHPHAANWFMDGRTPERTGNAHPNIYPYDNLQTGTEPVFFAVGNDKQFGILCRHLGVPSLAEDERYATAKARSVNRQMLKTALEARLAAFDGPALAEQLVRKGVPCAAVLSVPQALQHAHTAHRGMLVELPGGYRGVASPIKLSRTPASYRHAPLTEGDGFLPT, from the coding sequence ATGGGCCAAGCCGACCCCTCCACGCCCGGCGCGCTCGCCGGCATCCGCGTCGTCGACGCCTCGCGCATCCTGGGCGGTCCGTTCTGCGGCCAGGTGCTGGGCGACCACGGCGCCGATGTGCTCAAGATCGAGCCGCCGCAGGGCGACGACACGCGCACCTGGGGGCCACCCTTCAGCACGGCCGGCGTCGCCTCCTACTACATGGGCCTGAACCGCAACAAGCGGACCATGCGACTGGACTTCGCCAGCGACGAGGGCCGGGAAGTGCTGCTGTCGCTGCTCGCCCAGGCCGACGTCTTCATCGAGAACTTCAAGACAGGCACGCTGGAGAAGTGGGGCCTGGGCCAGGACGTCTTGGCCGAGCGCTTCCCGAGGCTGGTGCACTGCCGCGTCTCCGGCTTCGGCGCGGATGGTCCGCTCGGCGGCTTGCCGGGTTACGACGCCGCCGTGCAGGCGCTGACCGGCCTGATGAGCGTGAACGGCGAGTCCGACGGGGGCGCGCTGCGGGTGGGCATGCCGGTGGTGGACATGGTGACGGGCCTCAACGCCGCGCTGGGCGTGATGATGGCGCTGCGAGAGCGCGAGCGCAGCGGCCGCGGACAGTTCGTGGAAGCGGCGCTCTACGACTCGGGCGTGTCGCTGCTGCATCCGCATGCGGCCAACTGGTTCATGGATGGCAGGACGCCGGAACGCACGGGCAATGCGCATCCCAACATCTACCCCTACGACAACCTGCAGACCGGCACCGAGCCGGTGTTCTTCGCCGTAGGCAACGACAAGCAGTTCGGAATCCTGTGCCGCCACCTGGGCGTGCCCAGCCTGGCTGAAGACGAACGCTACGCCACGGCGAAGGCCCGCTCGGTCAACCGGCAGATGCTGAAGACGGCCCTCGAGGCCCGGCTGGCGGCCTTCGATGGACCGGCGCTGGCCGAGCAGCTGGTTCGCAAGGGCGTGCCCTGCGCCGCGGTGTTGTCGGTGCCGCAGGCGCTGCAGCATGCGCACACCGCGCACCGCGGCATGCTGGTCGAGCTGCCCGGCGGCTACCGCGGCGTCGCCTCGCCGATTAAGCTGTCGCGCACGCCGGCAAGCTACCGCCACGCGCCCCTCACCGAGGGCGACGGTTTCCTGCCTACCTGA
- a CDS encoding acyl-CoA dehydrogenase: protein MAAAKATFHWADPLLLDQQLTDDERAVRDAAASYCQEQLAPRVLEAFRHETTDAAIFREMGALGLLGATIPEQYGGAGLNYVCYGLIAREVERIDSGYRSMMSVQSSLVMVPIFEFGNEQTRRKYLPKLASGEWIGCFGLTEPNHGSDPGSMVSRARKVDGGYRLSGSKMWITNSPIADVFVVWAKDDEGAIRGFVLEKGWKGLTAPKIQGKVGLRASITGEVVMDEVFCPEENAFPEVRGLKGPFTCLNSARYGIAWGALGAAEDCWHRARQYTLDRKQFGKPLAANQLVQKKLADMQTEITLGLQGCLRLGRMKDEGTAAVEITSIMKRNSCGKALEIARTARDMLGGNGISDEFGVARHLVNLEVVNTYEGTHDVHALILGRAQTGISAF from the coding sequence ATGGCCGCTGCCAAAGCCACCTTCCACTGGGCCGATCCGCTGCTGCTGGACCAGCAGCTGACCGACGACGAGCGCGCGGTGCGTGACGCCGCCGCGTCCTATTGCCAGGAGCAACTCGCTCCGCGCGTGCTCGAGGCTTTCCGCCACGAGACCACCGATGCCGCCATCTTCCGCGAGATGGGCGCGCTCGGCCTGCTGGGCGCCACCATCCCCGAGCAGTACGGCGGAGCGGGGCTGAACTACGTCTGCTACGGCCTGATCGCCCGTGAGGTCGAGCGCATCGACTCCGGCTACCGCTCGATGATGAGCGTGCAGTCCTCGCTGGTGATGGTGCCGATCTTCGAGTTCGGCAACGAGCAGACCAGGCGCAAGTACCTGCCCAAGCTGGCCAGCGGCGAGTGGATCGGCTGCTTTGGCCTGACCGAGCCCAACCACGGCTCCGATCCCGGCAGCATGGTCAGCCGTGCCCGCAAGGTCGACGGCGGCTACAGGCTCTCGGGCAGCAAGATGTGGATCACCAACTCGCCGATCGCCGACGTGTTCGTGGTCTGGGCCAAGGACGACGAAGGCGCGATCCGCGGCTTCGTGCTGGAAAAGGGCTGGAAGGGCCTGACGGCGCCCAAGATCCAGGGCAAGGTGGGCCTGCGCGCCTCCATCACCGGTGAAGTGGTGATGGACGAGGTGTTCTGCCCCGAGGAGAACGCCTTCCCCGAGGTGCGCGGCCTGAAAGGGCCCTTCACCTGCCTCAACTCAGCGCGCTACGGCATCGCCTGGGGCGCCCTGGGCGCGGCCGAAGACTGCTGGCACCGCGCGCGCCAGTACACCCTGGACCGCAAGCAGTTCGGCAAGCCGCTGGCGGCCAACCAGCTGGTGCAGAAGAAGCTGGCCGACATGCAGACCGAGATCACGCTGGGCCTGCAGGGCTGCCTGAGGCTGGGGCGCATGAAGGACGAAGGCACGGCGGCGGTGGAGATCACCTCGATCATGAAGCGCAACTCCTGCGGCAAGGCGCTGGAGATCGCCCGCACCGCGCGCGACATGCTGGGCGGCAACGGCATCAGCGACGAATTCGGCGTAGCGCGCCACCTGGTCAACCTGGAGGTGGTCAACACCTACGAGGGCACGCACGACGTGCATGCGCTGATCCTGGGCCGGGCGCAAACGGGGATCAGCGCGTTCTGA